DNA from Candidatus Nitrospira nitrificans:
ACGCGCTGGCCAGGAAAGCGCTCGGACGGTTGGTCAGCTCGCTGAATTGAGGCGGCCTATCTTGTTTGTCTAGTTTCTCTGGTCAGTCTAGGCGTCGGTTTATCGAAAGGGTTCCCTGAAAGACAAAATCGAGGCGCACACATGAATACAACGGGGCACCAGACAGACGAGACAGACCGAATAGACAGGAAAACCATTCTCGTCGCCATCACCGATCTATTCTTCTACACCAAAGTCCGGGACGCCTTACGTCAGCCGGACTACCGGCTTGAAAAAGCGCGTACACAACAGGATATTATCGACAAAGCCCTATCGACGAACCCAGACGTGATTATGTTCAATATGAACGACCTGACGCTTGACGCCTTTCAGGCACTGGAACAACTGAAAGCCGATCCACGGTTGAAGGACATTCCAACCCTGGCCTTTGCCAATCATGAAGAAGTCGATACGTGGAACCGCGCAAAAGCGCTCGGCGTGACGAAGATCGTCTCTCGCAATGAATTCTCCGCTCGAACGAGGGCGTTGGTCGATGAAGTCATCAACAACCATGTCTTCAAGTCATAAGATTCGAATGCCGTCAGTCCGTGGACTTTTGACTTGAAGATTTGTACACGTTCTACATAAACCTGAGCATGAAACAATCTCGTCTTTACGCGCAACATACCCAACTCGGAGCGACGTTTGAGGAAGTCGCCGGCTGGGAAATACCGGCCCACTATGGAGATGTCGCGGCTGAACATCGTGCTGCCCGCCAGGCAGTGGGGATCGCCGATCTCTCCCATCGCGGCAAGCTCAGAGTCACGGGCGAGGATCGCGTGAAGTGGCTGCAAAGCGTCCTCAGCAACGATGTCCTCTCTCTCCAACCGGGACAAGGCCGCTACTCCAGCTTCTTGACTCACAAGGGCAAGATGCTCACGTACTTCCGCCTGTACATGGAGACGGAAACCGTCATGTTGGAAGACGTGGGCGAGATCGGGGATGCCACGTTCCAAGCCCTACGCAAATTCCTGCTCTACGGAACCAAAGCCAAAATGGAGAACTGTGCGGAGAGTTGGGGGCTGCTGTTGATCAGCGGACCGAAGGCCGCGCATGTGGTGCAATCCGCGTTCGGCGTGGATGTCACGGACTTGAAGCCGGTCGCTTTTGTCCCGGCGCAGATCGGCGGACACCATGCTCTGGTGTTATGCACCGAAGAGACGGGAGAAGTTGATATCGAGGTGCTGCTTCCCGCCGATAGTCTCCCGACCGCTTGGACCAGTGTCATGCAAGCCGGGGAAAAGTTCGGCATGAGGGCTATCGGCAGCCACGCGCGCGAGGCCTTGCGCATCGAAGCCGGCATCCCGAAGGTCGGACTGGATTTGAACGAAGAGATCGTCCCGCCCGAAGCGAATCTTGAAGGCAAAGCGTTCAGCTTGAACAAGGGGTGCTATCCGGGACAAGAAGTCCTCGCGCGTATGGACACGTACGGCAACGTACGCCGCAAGCTGGCGGGTCTGGTCTTTCAAGATTCAATTGTTCCATCCCATGGAGCCAAACTGTATAGCGGCGACCGTGAAGTGGGCTGGCTCAGCAGTGCCGTCCATTCCTTCCAGCTCAACAAGACCATTGCG
Protein-coding regions in this window:
- a CDS encoding response regulator; this encodes MNTTGHQTDETDRIDRKTILVAITDLFFYTKVRDALRQPDYRLEKARTQQDIIDKALSTNPDVIMFNMNDLTLDAFQALEQLKADPRLKDIPTLAFANHEEVDTWNRAKALGVTKIVSRNEFSARTRALVDEVINNHVFKS
- the ygfZ gene encoding CAF17-like 4Fe-4S cluster assembly/insertion protein YgfZ gives rise to the protein MKQSRLYAQHTQLGATFEEVAGWEIPAHYGDVAAEHRAARQAVGIADLSHRGKLRVTGEDRVKWLQSVLSNDVLSLQPGQGRYSSFLTHKGKMLTYFRLYMETETVMLEDVGEIGDATFQALRKFLLYGTKAKMENCAESWGLLLISGPKAAHVVQSAFGVDVTDLKPVAFVPAQIGGHHALVLCTEETGEVDIEVLLPADSLPTAWTSVMQAGEKFGMRAIGSHAREALRIEAGIPKVGLDLNEEIVPPEANLEGKAFSLNKGCYPGQEVLARMDTYGNVRRKLAGLVFQDSIVPSHGAKLYSGDREVGWLSSAVHSFQLNKTIAFGFPLRDFSKPGTELTVEFEGSRYPATIQTLPFYTKQ